One genomic region from Mytilus trossulus isolate FHL-02 chromosome 9, PNRI_Mtr1.1.1.hap1, whole genome shotgun sequence encodes:
- the LOC134683953 gene encoding uncharacterized protein LOC134683953 yields the protein MIDVTENPFFCVAARIKPNGDVERIIRRCRNRLSALCVSVRKTSTDASSNTSSTLSRVTSFSSRIEQTSTTLQRNTFQSQTISSYSTSLRSTLSSQYVSTTPALKTITSISKVVDLSTSLSTPFVSTTSVLKIPTGRSKAVKETTSSTPDLKENTSPVLEESTSTDLPGKDGVSAILIIAIVAATILIFIVILVTIVLCRRKKSTLVPISNESLAMVGKEVVYAQVNKPTVKREQSTSSLKPQGAAFDDTYDHMDHRRLSQTHNSTESNYDTIRSIANVGEEENNYDHVTGTQNEPKQFVVDVASNYSHVEVEFHEVKDI from the exons ATGATTG atgTTACCGAAAATCCTTTCTTTTGTGTTGCTGCCAGAATTAAACCAAATGGTGACGTGGAAAGAATTATCCGTAGATGTAGAAACCGTCTTTCCGCACTTTGTGTCTCAGTTAGAAAGACGTCAACTGATGCATCTTCAAACACATCGTCTACACTCTCACGCGTTACTTCATTTTCTAGTAGAATTGAACAGACTTCTACAACTCTACAAAGAAACACATTTCAAAGTCAGACAATATCTTCGTACTCAACTTCACTCAGAAGTACATTATCATCTCAATATGTGTCTACAACTCCAGCCCTAAAAACAATTACTAGTATATCTAAAGTAGTAGATTTAAGTACTTCACTCTCGACTCCATTTGTGTCTACAACTTCAGTTTTGAAGATACCTACTGGTAGATCCAAAGCCGTCAAAGAAACTACCTCATCTACTCCGGACTTGAAGGAAAATACATCTCCAGTACTTGAGGAATCTACCTCGACAGATTTACCGGGTAAAGATGGTGTTTCAG CAATACTCATCATTGCCATAGTAGCTGCGACGATCCTGatattcattgttatattaGTAACGATTGTTTTGTGCAGAAG aaagaAAAGTACTTTAGTTCCAATTTCAAACGAATCTTTGGCGATGGTGGGAAAAGAAGTAGTGTATGCACAAGTCAACAAGCCGACCGTTAAACGTGAACAAAGCACGTCAAGCCTAAAACCACAGGGAGCTGCATTCGATGACACATACGACCACATGGATCATCGTCGACTTAGTCAGACCCACAATTCAACAGAAAGTAACTATGACACCATTCGCAGTATTGCAAATGTAGGAGAAGAGGAAAACAACTATGACCACGTGACTGGAACTCAGAACGAACCTAAACAATTTGTAGTTGATGTTGCCTCAAATTACAGTCATGTTGAGGTGGAATTCCACGAGgttaaagacatataa
- the LOC134683954 gene encoding uncharacterized protein LOC134683954: MSMVLLKLLIIGLSINVHYSKGEVANAIVTRNSYTWREAKHNCTMIGQEHNVNISRGIGEELWIDAKVTYSPWIEYLGCFQVKDDIAGNPEHVTSGQQIKECLHLCTTYDVIGLQQGRCVCLQQREYLPSNNGDYNPDCKAKQCENDDNGLCVDTNDFDMYAVYRKQVFSRNVISAGNCLSVVENDIGGQGVKSYEAIPCDHHLFRVCQTGHTFPTAGNTKYVWSKAFGTCSSGTLARYSMVLNQTIHLRSSEHYWLANIRRPTFHVYSDPEPESKYCGSARISSNGRLIRSVAQCDKRLPALCLARPKFVLNPDTDNPGLNVVVIVVVVLVVSVFLAVFIVVIVWGVRLKKKQLSLYQHHNTSEDGHVYTEINEAAECSNRPHQRANEQFTYDHLNHSQKVTNKPSGNIYNTTTDVPARYYDKSSTVKSSYDKMNISQKNMHGHFQNQPPNEYDTVRLIEKYDEDNYHHLDRNNGEVTTNVATGYSETSFVN; the protein is encoded by the exons ATGAGTATGgttctattaaaacttttaataattGGTTTAAGCATAAATGTTCATTATTCTAAAG GAGAAGTAGCTAACGCAATCGTTACTAGAAACAGTTATACATGGAGAGAGGCAAAACACAACTGCACTATGATTGGACAAGAACACAACGTAAATATATCAAGAGGCATTGGCGAAGAATTGTGGATAGATGCTAAAGTAACTTATTCTCCCTGGAtagaatatttag GGTGTTTCCAAGTTAAAGATGATATTGCTGGAAATCCCGAACATGTAACATCAGGACAGCAGATAAAAGAGTGTCTGCATCTTTGTACTACATATGATGTCATCGGTCTTCAG caagGACGATGTGTTTGTCTACAGCAGCGTGAATATCTTCCTTCAAATAATGGTGATTATAATCCTGATTGCAAGGCAAAGCAATGCGAGAATGATGACAATGGATTATGTGTAGATACCAATGATTTTGATATGTATGCCGTGTACAGAAAACAAG tcTTTTCTAGAAATGTCATAAGTGCTGGGAATTGTCTATCAGTAGTTGAGAATGATATCGGTGGACAAGGAGTAAAATCGTACGAGGCCATCCCTTGCGACCATCATTTGTTTCGTGTATGTCAAACAG GTCACACTTTTCCAACAGCaggaaatacaaaatatgtatggTCAAAGGCCTTTGGTACTTGTTCTAGCGGAACACTAGCACGATATTCAATGGTTCTAAATCAGACAATACATTTAAGATCAAGTGAACATTATTGGCTTGCAAATATTAGAAGACCAACTTTTCACGTTTACTCAG ACCCTGAACCAGAATCAAAATATTGTGGTTCTGCAAGGATCAGTAGCAATGGTAGACTGATAAGATCTGTGGCACAATGCGACAAACGTTTACCAGCACTTTGTTTGGCTCGAcctaaatttgttttaaatcctGATACag aTAATCCTGGCTTGAATGTTGTTGTTATAGTAGTAGTTGTGTTAGTAGTTTCTGTCTTTCTAGCTGTATTCATAGTTGTAATTGTTTGGGGTGTGAG ATTGAAAAAGAAACAGTTAAGTCTATACCAACATCACAATACTTCCGAAGATGGCCACGTGTATACTGAAATCAACGAAGCTGCCGAATGTTCGAATCGACCACATCAAAGAGCTAATGAACAGTTTACGTATGATCACCTTAATCATTCCCAAAAGGTTACTAATAAACCATCCGGAAATATTTATAACACCACAACTGATGTACCTGCGAGATATTACGACAAGTCATCAACAGTTAAATCTAGTTATGATAAAATGAATATCTCCCAAAAAAACATGCATGGACATTTCCAAAATCAACCGCCGAATGAATATGACACTGTGCGACTTATTGAAAAGTATGACGAAGATAACTATCATCATCTTGATAGAAATAATGGGGAGGTAACCACGAACGTTGCTACTGGTTACAGTGAGACCAGCTTTGTTAACTAA